Proteins encoded together in one Triticum dicoccoides isolate Atlit2015 ecotype Zavitan chromosome 7B, WEW_v2.0, whole genome shotgun sequence window:
- the LOC119338727 gene encoding nucleolin-like → MCNPSSVTGDGFSPFMKLIESDTSPISTPAVYHDTEPQRSKPSATFLMPPAKAKKLRRAAAAAAPPESSPAPHPVAAETPPAAPTPERSPAPPPAVPETTPASAPPETSPAAPPVAAETSPAPPPVVAATPPESSEASVTVAEDGGGNDKMAVEDLGEDPDAEEEEEEDPDAEDDPEDVEEDPEDVEEDPEDAEEEADAVEDDEEDTVLVAGSEKTVTVEGGAEEEAMVTVSKEGGGEVTGLESAVVEEPKDAAIVDEGQEEAEEEEAEEAMEEDATEIPGDGVAPDDMNELSEEEHEESGHEGTHGNNDEGGVACQLSVDSEAQNGELDSSLPTPGSVSVGNTKDLQIFLHGLPKDCAEKDITEVFSQFGEIESIKTIRRKNGIAFVRYMSTEAAKKALAEFKEGAEVTGGRVKVSASRGDNTLYLSNICKSWTKEQVRTSLRSIGIDGFDMSLPVDPETGGQNRGITFLKFASPDNAKAASQLLQQPDALITIVRSVKESAQIPTESSQELAMLQVKTVYLEHVPLSWDKGKVKECCKAYGVIQDVHTLKKSKTKTSFVEFSSRKSALACVEGINSANFGGEVKLAASLARPRREIQLDKKSAKGGVKVNSDATSKDTNNSIKKKNQNREVEVKKDSPHKLRKGDVSKLTSHVDAKVPQSSNPSKGKRKAGKTENTAVIERVPKRARKNRGVLTKPSNRTSHGGYARVPHAGESSGNIKRPVGPRYVTGNQSYPIAGASSRSKPNARDLEPHAGYIPPTNRVRAPANHVPVTYVYDHPRSAPSTIHHIDGLPYAREIAAPPPAYGYTSSPQYQDGYAYAYLPPPHPSGSYHYPGTGAYSPRRRYY, encoded by the exons ATGTGCAACCCAAGTTCAGTGACCGGTGATGGTTTTTCCCCTTTCATGAAACTGATCGAATCAGACACATCTCCAATCTCCACCCCCGCCGTTTACCACGACACCGAACCTCAACGCAGCAAACCCTCGGCGACCTTCCTCATGCCTCCAGCCAAAGCCAAGAAACTCCGGCGGGCCGCGGCTGCGGCCGCCCCCCCAGAGAGCTCCCCGGCGCCCCATCCGGTTGCGGCGGAGACCCCTCCCGCGGCCCCCACCCCAGAGAGATCCCCGGCGCCCCCTCCGGCTGTGCCGGAGACCACTCCCGCGTCCGCCCCGCCAGAGACCTCTCCGGCGGCCCCTCCGGTTGCGGCGGAGACCTCTCCGGCGCCCCCTCCGGTTGTGGCGGCGACCCCTCCCGAGTCGTCGGAGGCTAGTGTTACGGTTGCGGAGGATGGTGGCGGGAAcgacaagatggcggtggaggatctCGGTGAG GACcctgatgcggaggaggaggaggaggaggaccctgATGCGGAGGATGATCCTGAGGACGTGGAGGAGGATCCTGAGGACGTGGAGGAGGATCCCGAGGACGCAGAGGAGGAAGCCGACGCAGTCGAGGATGATGAGGAGGATACGGTGCTGGTGGCTGGGTCGGAGAAGACGGTGACTGTGGAGGGCGGTGCTGAGGAGGAAGCGATGGTGACCGTATCCAAGGAGGGCGGCGGTGAAGTTACGGGGTTAGAGTCTGCCGTGGTAGAGGAGCCCAAGGATGCTGCTATTGTGGATGAGGGACAAGAAGAGGCAGAAGAGGAGGAAGCTGAAGAGGCAATGGAAGAGGATGCTACAGAGATCCCAGGAGATGGCGTCGCCCCAGATG ACATGAATGAACTATCTGAAGAAGAACATGAAGAATCTGGGCATGAAGGTACACATGGGAATAACGACGAGGGTGGTGTTGCCTGCCAGTTGAGTGTTGATTCTGAGGCGCAGAATGGTGAACTTGACTCCTCATTGCCTACACCAGGTTCAGTTTCAGTGGGCAATACTAAAGACTTACAAATATTTCTTCATGGATTGCCTAAGGATTGTGCTGAGAAAGACATTACAGAGGTCTTTTCCCAATTCGGAGAGATTGAATCTATTAAAACAATTAGAAGAAAGAACGGCATTGCATTCGTTCGTTATATGAGCACTGAAGCTGCAAAGAAGGCTCTTGCCGAATTTAAGGAGGGGGCTGAG GTGACAGGGGGAAGGGTTAAAGTATCAGCTTCTAGAGGTGATAATACCCTTTACCTTAGCAACATCTGCAAGAGCTGGACAAAAGAGCAG GTGCGAACCTCCTTGAGAAGTATCGGAATCGATGGATTTGATATGAGTTTACCCGTTGATCCTGAAACTGGAGGACAAAACCGAGGGATTACTTTTCTCAAATTTGCTTCGCCTGACAATGCCAAAGCTGCATCTCAGCTGCTACAGCAACCGGATGCATTGATTACCATTGTTAGAAGTGTGAAGGAATCTGCTCAAATCCCTACAGAATCAAGTCAGGAGCTTGCTATGCTGCAG GTTAAAACAGTATACCTCGAACATGTTCCTCTTTCTTGGGATAAGGGCAAAGTTAAAGAATGTTGCAAAGCATATGGGGTGATTCAGGATGTTCACACTTTAAAGAAGTCAAAAACGAAAACTTCTTTTGTCGAATTCTCATCCAGGAAGAGTGCATTAGCTTGTGTGGAAGGAATAAACAGTGCCAATTTTGGTGGTGAAGTTAAG CTGGCTGCaagtcttgctcgaccacgtcgggAAATACAACTGGACAAGAAGAGTGCTAAAGGTGGGGTCAAGGTCAATAGTGACGCAACTTCTAAAGACACCAACAATTCTATTAAGAAAAAGAACCAGAATAGGGAGGTCGAAGTGAAGAAGGATTCACCACATAAATTGCGAAAAGGTGATGTGAGCAAGCTGACCTCACATGTTGATGCGAAAGTACCACAATCATCCAACCCATCGAAAGGCAAACGGAAAGCTGGAAAGACTGAAAATACCGCTGTAATTGAAAGGGTACCAAAGAGAGCACGGAAGAATC GTGGTGTTCTGACAAAACCTTCCAACAGAACATCTCATGGTGGTTATGCTAGAGTTCCCCATGCAGGAGAATCTTCTGGAAACATTAAACGCCCTGTGGGACCTCGATATGTAACTGGCAACCAATCTTACCCCATTGCGGGCGCATCTTCCAGATCTAAACCAAATGCTCGTGACCTG GAACCTCATGCTGGATACATCCCTCCTACAAATCGTGTTCGTGCACCTGCAAATCATGTTCCAGTCACCTATGTGTATGATCATCCGAG AAGCGCACCATCCACTATCCATCACATTGACGGTCTTCCTTATGCTAGAG
- the LOC119338150 gene encoding phosphoacetylglucosamine mutase-like, producing MADPGDEQRAALLAAASLFPVPDGATFSYGTAGFRADGSTMAPAVCRAGIVAALRSVKLGGAAVGLVITASHNPVGDNGVKIVDADGGMMSQAWEPFSDALANAPTPNTLLQLVIQFAKDEGITLGGGHSAQVLLARDTRPTGEYLLDVATKGISAIVGSVALDMGILTTPQLHWMVRNKNRGLKASEADYFTQITESFRHLLELTPDDKGIDELNEKLIVDGANGIGGLKLEQIKPNLARLNILVRNSGKEGDGILNERCGADFVQKEKVLPLGFGPNDVGVRCASFDGDADRLVYFHVTSLSKTSVDLVDGDKILSLFVLFIREQLDIINGKDNKGLLPTRFGVVQTAYANGASTEFLKNIGLEVVFTSTGVKYLHKKALEYDIGVYFEANGHGTVLFNDEFVSRLESLTARLSEAAGSPQHQAALRLVATSQLINQAVGDAISGMLLVEAVLQHKRWSFQNWCDLYTDLPSKQLKVKVKDRTSIVTTDAERKVCQPSGLQELIDKEVVNYSHGRCFVRPSGTEDVVRVYAEASTVEAADSLAKSVAHHVERILGFC from the exons ATGGCCGACCCAGGAGACGAGCAGCGCGCGGCCCTGCTCGCCGCGGCGTCCCTCTTCCCCGTGCCCGACGGCGCGACCTTCTCCTACGGGACGGCGGGATTCCGTGCCGACGGGAGCACCATGGCCCCCGCGGTGTGCCGCGCCGGAATCGTGGCAGCGCTGCGCTCCGTGAAgctgggcggcgccgccgtcgggctGGTCATCACGGCGTCGCACAACCCCGTCGGCGACAACGGCGTCAAGATCGTGGACGCCGACGGCGGCATGATGTCGCAGGCCTGGGAGCCCTTCTCCGACGCCCTCGCCAATGCCCCCACCCCCAACACCCTCCTGCAG CTGGTGATTCAGTTTGCAAAGGATGAGGGGATTACACTTGGTGGAGGTCACTCGGCACAAGTGCTGCTGGCAAGAGACACGAGGCCCACTGGAGAGTACCTCCTTGACGTTGCAACCAAA GGTATAAGCGCAATAGTAGGTTCAGTTGCACTTGACATGGGGATCCTGACAACTCCGCAGCTACACTGGATGGTTCGGAACAAAAACAGAGGCTTGAAAGCCTCTGAAGCAGATTATTTTACACAAATCACTGAGTCATTCAG GCATTTGTTGGAATTAACCCCTGATGATAAAGGCATCGATGAACTAAATGAGAAACTAATTGTGGATGGCGCAAATGGTATTGGTGGGTTGAAATTGGAACAAATAAAGCCAAATCTTGCCAGATTAAACATTCTTGTGAGAAATTCAGGAAAAGAAGGAGATGGAATACTTAATGAGAGATGTGGTGCTGACTTTGTTCAAAAGGAGAAGGTTCTTCCTCTTGGATTTGGCCCTAATGATGTTGGTGTCAG GTGTGCAAGTTTCGATGGTGATGCAGATAGACTTGTTTATTTTCATGTTACATCGCTTAGCAAGACTAGTGTTGATCTTGTCGATGGCGATAAGATATTATCACTATTTGTCCTCTTTATCAGAGAACAGTTGGATATCATCAATGGAAAAGACAATAAAGGATTATTGCCTACAAGGTTTGGTGTAGTTCAAACTGCTTATGCCAATGGGGCATCAACAGAATttcttaaaaatattggtcttgaagttGTCTTCACTTCAACAGGAGTGAAATATCTCCACAAGAAAGCTCTAGAATATGATATTGGTGTCTACTTTGAGGCCAATGGACACGGGACAGTGCTATTCAATGATGAGTTTGTCTCACGGCTTGAGTCTTTGACTGCTAGGCTTTCTGAAGCTGCAG GTTCTCCACAGCACCAAGCTGCGTTGAGATTGGTAGCAACAAGTCAATTAATTAATCAAGCAGTGGGTGATGCTATAAGTGGAATGCTTTTGGTGGAGGCTGTTTTACAGCATAAGAGATGGTCATTTCAGAATTGGTGTGACCTATACACTGATCTACCAAGTAAACAACTTAAG GTTAAAGTGAAAGATCGAACTTCTATTGTTACAACCGATGCAGAACGAAAAGTTTGCCAACCATCTGGCTTGCAAGAATTGATAGATAAGGAAGTCG TTAATTACTCTCACGGGCGATGCTTTGTGCGGCCATCTGGAACTGAGGATGTGGTAAGAGTATACGCAGAGGCATCTACCGTGGAAGCAGCGGACAGCCTTGCAAAATCTGTAGCACACCATGTTGAGCGCATTCTCGGGTTTTGCTAG